A DNA window from Parafrankia discariae contains the following coding sequences:
- a CDS encoding daptide-type RiPP, giving the protein MELIPALDLGFEELEGLEAPAWWHYVVGFGAGVAVGGAALYGGIAIGIAIT; this is encoded by the coding sequence ATGGAACTCATCCCCGCGCTCGACCTCGGTTTCGAGGAGCTGGAGGGCCTCGAGGCCCCCGCGTGGTGGCACTACGTGGTCGGCTTCGGCGCCGGCGTGGCCGTCGGTGGTGCCGCCCTCTACGGCGGCATCGCGATCGGCATCGCCATCACCTGA
- a CDS encoding daptide-type RiPP: protein MSALAAFELPLDTRPFSLDVEELEPLEAPFDWDGFWSGFRAGVAVVGVLGGGIGIGIAIT from the coding sequence ATGTCCGCTCTCGCTGCGTTCGAGCTTCCGCTCGACACCCGTCCCTTTTCCCTGGACGTCGAGGAGCTCGAGCCCCTCGAGGCCCCGTTCGACTGGGATGGTTTCTGGTCGGGCTTCCGGGCGGGTGTCGCGGTCGTCGGTGTTCTCGGCGGCGGCATCGGCATCGGCATCGCCATCACCTGA
- a CDS encoding daptide-type RiPP, whose product MLASVLVGHETDTPALSLGVEELEPLEAPFDWAGFWQGFRVGVAVAGAAGAGIGIGIAIT is encoded by the coding sequence ATGCTCGCGTCCGTTCTGGTGGGACACGAGACCGACACCCCGGCACTGTCGCTGGGCGTCGAGGAGCTCGAACCCCTTGAGGCGCCCTTCGACTGGGCCGGCTTCTGGCAGGGCTTCCGGGTCGGTGTGGCGGTGGCGGGTGCCGCCGGGGCCGGTATCGGCATCGGCATCGCCATCACCTGA
- a CDS encoding daptide-type RiPP, translating into MTALAITELPALAAGDVDCVSLQLGVDELESLDAPFDWHAFWVGAEAGAITVAVVGGAIAIGLT; encoded by the coding sequence ATGACCGCTCTCGCCATCACGGAGCTCCCCGCCCTCGCGGCGGGCGACGTCGACTGCGTTTCGCTGCAGCTCGGTGTCGACGAGCTCGAGTCCCTGGACGCCCCGTTCGACTGGCACGCGTTCTGGGTCGGCGCCGAAGCCGGCGCGATCACCGTGGCCGTCGTGGGTGGCGCCATCGCCATCGGCCTGACCTGA
- a CDS encoding ATP-binding cassette domain-containing protein — protein sequence MTPVVRFDGFTKSFGDTLAVDGLSFEVRAGRVVGLVGPNGAGKSTSLRGLLGLLRPTSGSATVFGAPYSALTDPARRVGVSMDGVGINPAHTGRRHLRVCTRAAGLPERRVDEVLELTGVAHAADRRLRGWSTGMRQRLGLATALLGDPDLLVLDEPTNGLDPEGVRWLRTFLRGQAALGRTVLLSSHMLAELENTVDDIVVINRGALFVGELDSLTGGGGTRLEERFFELLTQPAMAGAGASDGEGGHAPTDPQ from the coding sequence GTGACCCCCGTCGTCCGTTTCGACGGTTTCACCAAGTCCTTCGGCGACACCCTGGCCGTCGACGGCCTCAGCTTCGAGGTGCGGGCCGGCCGGGTCGTGGGCCTCGTCGGCCCGAACGGCGCGGGCAAGAGCACCTCGCTGCGCGGCCTGCTCGGCCTGCTGCGCCCCACCTCGGGCAGCGCGACCGTCTTCGGCGCCCCCTACTCGGCGCTCACCGACCCGGCGCGCCGGGTCGGCGTCAGCATGGACGGCGTCGGCATCAACCCCGCCCACACCGGACGTCGGCACCTGCGGGTCTGCACCCGCGCCGCGGGCCTGCCCGAGCGCCGGGTCGACGAGGTGCTGGAGCTGACCGGGGTGGCGCACGCCGCCGACCGCCGGCTGCGCGGCTGGTCCACCGGCATGCGCCAGCGGCTCGGGCTGGCCACGGCCCTGCTCGGCGACCCCGACCTGCTCGTCCTGGACGAGCCGACCAACGGGCTCGACCCCGAGGGCGTCCGCTGGCTGCGCACCTTCCTGCGCGGCCAGGCCGCCCTCGGGCGCACCGTCCTGCTCTCCAGCCACATGCTCGCCGAGCTGGAGAACACCGTGGACGACATCGTCGTGATCAACCGCGGCGCGCTGTTCGTCGGCGAGCTCGACAGCCTGACCGGCGGTGGCGGGACCCGGCTGGAGGAACGCTTCTTCGAGCTGCTCACCCAGCCCGCGATGGCCGGCGCGGGCGCATCGGATGGTGAGGGTGGCCATGCGCCGACAGATCCGCAGTGA
- a CDS encoding ABC transporter permease gives MRRQIRSEFLKARSGWLLPTLLISATLLDVLSMLGTASVVHDDLVAGQTTAAAASHDVIRLGFANLLFAALFGVLTVTGEYRTGTISRSLLLSRSRRDVLGAKAVVSLFAGFLFGLAGAGTGLLAGWVTLGARGDELVLDRETWLICLGLVLVSTLTAPWGTFLGWLIRGQVPAVIVTIVWTLIVESALSAWIPGFARFLPGGAQAAIYRDTSTDVLSMPWGLVLFCGWLSLAAVVADRLLRHRDVT, from the coding sequence ATGCGCCGACAGATCCGCAGTGAGTTCCTGAAGGCCCGCAGCGGCTGGCTGCTGCCGACCCTTCTGATCAGCGCGACCCTGCTGGACGTCCTGTCCATGCTCGGCACCGCCAGCGTGGTCCACGACGACCTCGTCGCCGGCCAGACGACGGCCGCGGCCGCCTCGCACGACGTCATCCGCCTCGGGTTCGCGAACCTGCTGTTCGCCGCCCTGTTCGGGGTGCTGACGGTCACCGGCGAGTACCGGACGGGGACGATCAGCCGCTCGCTGCTGCTCTCCCGCTCCCGGCGGGACGTCCTCGGCGCCAAGGCGGTCGTCAGCCTGTTCGCCGGGTTCCTGTTCGGCCTGGCCGGCGCCGGGACCGGCCTGCTCGCCGGCTGGGTCACCCTCGGCGCCCGCGGCGACGAGCTCGTGCTCGACCGCGAGACCTGGCTGATCTGCCTCGGCCTGGTGCTGGTGTCCACCCTCACCGCGCCCTGGGGGACGTTCCTGGGCTGGCTCATCCGCGGCCAGGTGCCCGCGGTGATCGTCACGATCGTCTGGACGCTGATCGTGGAGAGCGCGCTGAGCGCCTGGATCCCCGGCTTCGCCCGGTTCCTGCCCGGGGGCGCCCAGGCCGCCATCTACCGCGACACGTCGACGGATGTGCTGTCCATGCCGTGGGGGCTCGTCCTGTTCTGCGGCTGGCTCTCGCTAGCCGCCGTCGTCGCCGACCGCCTGCTGCGGCACCGCGACGTCACCTGA
- the mpaP gene encoding daptide biosynthesis intramembrane metalloprotease produces MPASTSTVPTDTTPADPALGTVPVGTPVDDTGPRRPALAADACLHPPVDADDVWVAQVGPQRYLRVGADAATLLGILDGARDARQLAEALGPPWSPEVVGRSLKAFVKTGLVVDAADAASTGGAGGSAGSGGAGGRRRWRPRLPRRVAYRPPLSIQLTLVDPSRLLGRFRPALRRLTRPVACGGYLAVAVAGLGALAWQAGSLRQVISHPLGLREYGIVLAGLLVVTGIHELGHAAVLTAFGGRPRRLGVMLFYLTPAFFCDISDGWRLRHNRDRVATALAGVAVQWVCAGVAALASLALPAGDPHDAVVGLALACYVYGILNLVPFVKFDGYIALMSHLDIPHLRRKSMADARRATAKALFGGRYRRELPRLGWAVPFGVLCLLFPVYLVGFAAQSWLGGLLAMGPAGAVGCVALIGVMIALVARACWHLLVEARAAGAGTLRIALVSTLVVGLVGAAVALVDVPRQVQAGYVVEDGRVLLVLPEGTDPGAATAGHRVELRQTGLLGGSTVGTATTTGETARTDSPYAPMGTVLPIRGGPRTITATFHPLTATNLPDGVGRLGGTGQAEIKLGRVSAGAWLVDTYLTPAIRSIIG; encoded by the coding sequence ATGCCCGCCTCCACCAGCACGGTTCCCACCGACACCACGCCCGCTGACCCCGCCCTCGGCACGGTGCCCGTCGGCACGCCGGTGGACGACACCGGCCCGCGGCGGCCCGCGCTGGCCGCGGACGCCTGCCTGCACCCGCCGGTCGACGCCGACGACGTGTGGGTCGCCCAGGTCGGACCGCAGCGCTACCTGCGGGTCGGCGCCGACGCGGCCACGCTGCTGGGCATCCTGGACGGGGCGCGGGACGCCCGGCAGCTCGCCGAGGCGCTCGGGCCGCCGTGGTCACCCGAGGTGGTCGGACGATCCCTGAAGGCGTTTGTGAAGACGGGCCTGGTCGTCGACGCCGCCGACGCCGCTTCGACCGGCGGTGCCGGCGGCTCTGCCGGTTCCGGGGGTGCCGGGGGGCGGCGGCGCTGGCGGCCACGGCTGCCGCGGCGGGTGGCCTACCGGCCCCCGCTGTCGATCCAGCTCACCCTCGTCGACCCCAGTCGGCTGCTGGGCCGGTTCCGCCCGGCGCTGCGCCGGCTGACCCGGCCGGTCGCCTGCGGCGGCTACCTCGCCGTCGCCGTCGCCGGGCTGGGCGCGCTGGCCTGGCAGGCCGGATCGCTGCGGCAGGTGATCAGCCATCCGCTGGGGCTGCGCGAGTACGGGATCGTGCTGGCCGGACTGCTGGTCGTCACCGGGATCCACGAGCTGGGCCACGCGGCGGTGCTCACCGCGTTCGGGGGCCGGCCGCGGCGGCTCGGCGTGATGCTGTTCTATCTGACGCCGGCGTTCTTCTGCGACATCTCCGACGGCTGGCGGCTGCGGCACAACCGCGACCGCGTCGCCACCGCGCTGGCCGGGGTCGCCGTCCAGTGGGTGTGCGCGGGCGTGGCGGCGCTCGCCAGCCTGGCGCTGCCCGCCGGAGACCCGCACGACGCCGTCGTGGGACTGGCCCTGGCCTGCTACGTCTACGGAATCCTCAACCTCGTCCCGTTCGTCAAGTTCGACGGTTACATCGCGCTGATGTCCCATCTCGACATCCCGCACCTGCGCCGCAAGTCGATGGCCGACGCCCGGCGGGCGACCGCGAAGGCGCTGTTCGGCGGCCGGTACCGCCGCGAGCTGCCCCGGCTCGGCTGGGCGGTGCCCTTCGGCGTGCTGTGCCTGCTCTTCCCGGTGTACCTCGTCGGCTTCGCCGCCCAGTCCTGGCTGGGCGGCCTGCTCGCGATGGGCCCGGCCGGCGCGGTCGGCTGCGTCGCGCTGATCGGCGTGATGATCGCCCTCGTCGCCCGCGCCTGCTGGCACCTGCTCGTCGAGGCCCGCGCCGCCGGCGCCGGCACGCTGCGGATCGCGCTGGTGTCGACCCTGGTGGTCGGGCTCGTCGGCGCCGCCGTCGCGCTGGTGGACGTCCCCCGGCAGGTACAGGCCGGCTACGTCGTCGAGGACGGCCGGGTCCTGCTCGTGCTGCCCGAGGGCACCGACCCGGGGGCGGCCACCGCCGGGCACCGCGTCGAACTGCGGCAGACCGGGCTGCTCGGCGGCAGCACGGTGGGCACGGCGACCACGACCGGCGAGACCGCGCGCACCGACTCCCCGTACGCCCCGATGGGCACCGTGCTCCCGATCCGCGGCGGCCCCCGGACGATCACCGCGACCTTCCACCCGCTCACCGCGACGAACCTGCCGGACGGCGTCGGACGGCTGGGCGGCACCGGGCAGGCGGAGATCAAGCTGGGCCGGGTCAGTGCCGGCGCGTGGCTGGTCGACACCTACCTGACGCCCGCCATCCGGTCGATCATCGGCTGA
- a CDS encoding glycosyltransferase family 2 protein gives MTTLLSADPVVSVICPTYNRSSRIIPTIHSVQAQSITGWELLVISDGCTDDTDDVVAACAARDDRVRLLRTGRHGHPSPVREVGIAQARGAVIAYLDHDDTWLPEHLEVLLGVLGAEGGARGAGAVGSAGGSGTAGGGGADIAAVGAVRVDPDGRRTSATGPLDLLWHPELQVVSPLFEPSRVAHRAGLSAAVGGWRQLDTGLEDWDLWLRLADAGHRITTIDARTAVLADGPATRRTRVPRRHLLRLAGFPDLAGAARGLAALREPAAAEALRAAARADQLAWYRDLAGAGTLHRPRSAPTGSGSTRSGPISPAAVADLVEQAFASLAPAASPWPDLTVRRNTAEQGGGVAVGLPLWCATPEHAARVEAILRDRQHTQLSLTSRVLSEDRHRHRRHGPAAPTRTTAGKQKNK, from the coding sequence GTGACCACCCTCCTGTCCGCCGACCCCGTGGTTTCCGTGATCTGCCCGACGTACAACCGGTCCAGCCGGATCATCCCCACCATTCACTCGGTCCAGGCGCAGAGCATCACCGGCTGGGAACTCCTGGTGATCTCGGACGGCTGCACGGACGACACCGACGACGTCGTCGCCGCCTGCGCCGCCCGGGACGACCGGGTGCGCCTGCTGCGGACCGGGCGCCACGGTCATCCCTCACCGGTCCGCGAGGTGGGGATCGCCCAGGCCCGCGGGGCCGTGATCGCCTACCTCGACCACGACGACACCTGGCTGCCGGAGCATCTCGAGGTGCTGCTCGGCGTCCTCGGGGCCGAAGGCGGAGCCCGGGGCGCCGGTGCCGTCGGCAGCGCCGGTGGCAGCGGCACTGCCGGCGGCGGCGGCGCCGACATCGCTGCCGTCGGGGCCGTCCGGGTCGACCCCGACGGGCGGCGGACGTCCGCTACGGGACCGCTCGACCTGCTGTGGCACCCGGAGCTGCAGGTCGTGTCGCCGCTGTTCGAGCCGTCCCGGGTCGCCCACCGCGCCGGGCTGAGCGCGGCGGTCGGCGGCTGGCGTCAGCTCGACACCGGCCTGGAGGACTGGGACCTGTGGCTGCGCCTGGCCGACGCCGGCCACCGGATCACCACGATCGACGCCCGCACCGCCGTTCTCGCGGACGGACCCGCCACCCGGCGCACCCGGGTTCCCCGCCGCCATCTGCTGCGGCTGGCGGGGTTCCCGGATCTCGCCGGCGCGGCCCGGGGCCTGGCCGCGCTGCGCGAGCCGGCCGCCGCCGAGGCGTTGCGCGCCGCGGCCCGCGCGGACCAGCTCGCCTGGTACCGCGACCTGGCCGGGGCCGGCACCCTGCACCGGCCCCGCTCCGCACCGACCGGCTCCGGCTCGACCCGCTCCGGACCGATCAGCCCGGCGGCCGTGGCCGATCTCGTCGAACAGGCCTTCGCGTCGCTGGCGCCGGCGGCGTCGCCCTGGCCGGATCTCACGGTGCGGAGAAACACCGCCGAACAGGGCGGAGGTGTCGCGGTCGGGCTCCCGTTGTGGTGCGCCACGCCCGAGCACGCCGCACGCGTCGAGGCAATCCTGCGCGACCGGCAGCACACCCAGCTCAGCCTGACGAGCAGGGTCCTGTCCGAGGATCGCCATCGCCATCGCCGACACGGACCCGCGGCCCCGACAAGAACAACAGCAGGAAAACAAAAAAATAAATAA
- a CDS encoding GOLPH3/VPS74 family protein, whose translation MDLTTAEKFVLLTLDESGGDRAGVGVDVALAAALVADLAIAGDVRFDAGTLALSPGGTPATDNALLSGTYEVVVAATEPASATVTADLLQRFAGDLAPLREKVAGLLVEKDVLAVTKHRTAGILQVLRYPVTDPAPGRALHAALESALFAADAPSPGDAVLLALLRPFGLLDQLVPERRRAEANGRADAVIGSAALPRALNDAVSTARTTLLAALAASSAGAAAASG comes from the coding sequence ATGGACCTCACGACCGCCGAGAAGTTCGTGCTGCTGACCCTCGACGAAAGTGGCGGCGACCGTGCCGGTGTCGGCGTCGACGTGGCGCTGGCCGCCGCCCTCGTCGCCGATCTGGCCATCGCCGGGGACGTCCGTTTCGACGCCGGCACCCTGGCCCTGAGCCCGGGCGGGACACCGGCCACCGACAACGCCCTGCTGAGCGGCACCTACGAGGTGGTGGTCGCGGCGACGGAGCCGGCCTCGGCGACGGTGACGGCCGACCTTCTCCAGCGGTTCGCCGGCGACCTGGCGCCCCTGCGCGAGAAGGTGGCCGGTCTGCTCGTCGAGAAGGACGTCCTCGCCGTGACGAAGCACCGGACCGCGGGAATCCTCCAGGTGCTCCGCTACCCGGTCACCGATCCCGCACCCGGCCGGGCCCTCCACGCGGCGCTGGAGTCCGCCCTGTTCGCGGCGGACGCCCCCTCCCCCGGCGACGCCGTGCTGCTCGCGCTGCTGCGCCCGTTCGGCCTGCTCGACCAGCTCGTGCCGGAACGGCGTCGGGCCGAGGCCAACGGGCGGGCCGACGCGGTCATCGGCTCCGCCGCGCTGCCCCGTGCGTTGAACGACGCGGTCAGCACCGCCCGGACCACCCTGCTGGCCGCACTGGCCGCCAGCTCCGCGGGCGCGGCGGCTGCCTCCGGCTGA
- a CDS encoding DNA polymerase III subunit gamma and tau, with product MSTALYNRYRPATFAQVVGQEHVTEALGHALRSGRLHHAYLFSGPRGCGKTSSARILAASLNCEKGPTPEPCGVCDQCVSIRTGSSMDVTEIDAASHGLVDDARDLRERAFFAPASARFKVFVVDEAHMVTAAAFNALLKVVEEPPSYLKFVFATTEPDKVIATIRSRTHHYAFRLVPPGVLRKHLESICAQEGVEVESSVLPLVVRAGAGSVRDSLSVLDQLLAGAGEGGLSYERAVALLGMTDGILLDETVDALAERDGAALFTVVDRVVSSGHDPRRFATDLLDRLRDLIVVAAVPDAAERGLLEAFSTDQVDRMRAQATRIGPVELSRTADVLHAGLVEMRGTASPRLLLELILARALLPGAAGDPAALAVRLDRLERRAVVGGGTGPGPAPAGEAGIGAAPPADARFGGAQPVGGGPGGAGFGGAADGAHGQAAGREVPHGANGSGAGGTVASPAGGTGPRMPAPAAAHPPTPPAHARPARPASAAPPATPAAAAPGGGGLDAAVLNARWDEVLALAVQRSRRTHAILKDYASVAEVRGDEVVLAFSAPAMAKMFSQGNNIEILATLLAEKFGGTWRVTIGGGPGPSGGRPQPPRGGPGNGSGGGPGGYGGAGGPGGAGGPGGAGGPGESGGGQRGPGEPAGGGWPAQAVTAPPAPRGPVVPVDAGAPGGWSAVGTGERPGAGTPGAALPASSAPTGSLTGVSAVPAATAQAGPSGLAAPDGLPRPQGGLHPATAISNLGNAGVGGAVAGAGVSSAAIAASRPGPGSRAEAGLAAARAAVSARTGLNGSARTSTGPGGGPRAAGTARPGSAPVAAVSMSGEVSAVDEVSLDDEDVPTHLGGARGGEDAAVALLRTSLGATVIEQSG from the coding sequence GTGAGCACAGCGCTGTACAACAGGTACCGCCCCGCGACGTTCGCCCAGGTGGTCGGCCAGGAGCACGTCACCGAGGCGCTGGGGCACGCGCTGCGCTCCGGGCGGCTGCACCACGCCTACCTGTTCAGCGGCCCGCGCGGCTGCGGGAAGACCTCGTCCGCCCGGATCCTGGCGGCCTCGCTGAACTGCGAGAAGGGGCCGACCCCCGAGCCATGCGGGGTGTGCGACCAGTGCGTCTCCATCCGCACCGGCTCCTCGATGGACGTCACCGAGATCGACGCCGCCTCGCACGGGCTCGTCGACGATGCCCGCGACCTGCGGGAACGTGCCTTTTTCGCCCCGGCGTCCGCCCGGTTCAAGGTGTTCGTCGTGGACGAGGCGCACATGGTCACGGCGGCGGCGTTCAACGCGCTGCTGAAGGTCGTCGAGGAGCCGCCGTCCTACCTGAAGTTCGTGTTCGCCACCACCGAACCGGACAAGGTCATCGCGACGATCCGGTCCCGGACCCACCACTACGCCTTCCGGCTGGTGCCTCCCGGTGTGCTCCGCAAGCACCTGGAGTCGATCTGCGCCCAGGAGGGCGTGGAGGTCGAGTCGTCGGTGCTCCCGCTGGTGGTGCGGGCGGGCGCGGGCTCCGTGCGGGATTCGCTCTCCGTTCTCGACCAGCTCCTGGCCGGCGCCGGCGAGGGCGGGCTCAGCTACGAGCGCGCGGTGGCGCTGCTGGGCATGACGGACGGAATCCTGCTCGACGAGACAGTGGACGCCCTCGCCGAACGCGACGGCGCCGCGCTGTTCACCGTGGTCGACCGGGTGGTCTCCTCCGGTCACGATCCACGCCGGTTCGCGACCGACCTGCTCGACCGGCTCCGTGATCTCATCGTGGTCGCCGCGGTGCCGGACGCGGCGGAACGCGGCCTGCTCGAGGCGTTCTCCACCGACCAGGTGGACCGGATGCGCGCCCAGGCCACCCGAATCGGGCCGGTCGAGCTCTCCCGGACGGCCGACGTCCTGCACGCGGGTCTGGTCGAGATGCGCGGGACGGCGAGCCCACGGCTGTTGCTGGAGCTGATCCTCGCCCGTGCCCTCCTCCCGGGCGCCGCCGGGGATCCGGCCGCGCTCGCCGTCCGGCTCGACCGGCTGGAGCGCCGGGCGGTGGTCGGCGGCGGAACCGGGCCCGGCCCGGCCCCGGCCGGCGAGGCCGGGATCGGCGCCGCGCCGCCCGCCGACGCGAGGTTCGGCGGCGCCCAGCCCGTTGGCGGAGGGCCCGGCGGCGCGGGGTTCGGCGGCGCCGCCGACGGCGCCCACGGCCAGGCCGCGGGCCGCGAGGTTCCCCACGGCGCGAACGGTTCCGGGGCCGGTGGCACCGTCGCCTCGCCGGCCGGGGGTACCGGCCCGCGGATGCCCGCGCCGGCCGCGGCACACCCCCCGACACCGCCGGCGCACGCCCGGCCGGCCCGGCCGGCCTCGGCCGCACCGCCCGCGACGCCGGCCGCCGCGGCTCCCGGCGGGGGCGGGCTGGACGCGGCCGTCCTGAACGCCCGCTGGGACGAGGTCCTCGCACTCGCCGTCCAGCGCAGCCGGCGCACCCACGCGATCCTCAAGGACTACGCCTCGGTGGCCGAGGTGCGCGGGGACGAGGTCGTCCTCGCCTTCTCCGCGCCGGCGATGGCGAAGATGTTCAGCCAGGGCAACAACATCGAGATCCTGGCGACCCTGCTGGCCGAGAAGTTCGGTGGGACCTGGCGGGTCACGATCGGCGGTGGCCCCGGCCCGTCGGGAGGACGTCCCCAGCCGCCGCGCGGGGGGCCCGGCAACGGCAGTGGCGGCGGGCCGGGCGGCTACGGCGGTGCCGGTGGCCCGGGCGGTGCCGGTGGCCCGGGCGGTGCCGGTGGCCCGGGGGAGTCGGGCGGTGGCCAGCGCGGGCCGGGCGAGCCGGCCGGTGGCGGCTGGCCCGCGCAGGCGGTCACGGCCCCGCCCGCCCCCCGCGGCCCGGTGGTTCCGGTGGACGCGGGCGCCCCCGGCGGCTGGTCCGCGGTGGGCACCGGCGAGCGTCCTGGCGCGGGAACACCGGGGGCCGCCCTCCCGGCCTCCTCCGCTCCGACCGGCTCCCTCACCGGTGTCTCCGCCGTGCCGGCGGCCACGGCGCAGGCCGGGCCCTCCGGCCTCGCGGCGCCGGACGGGCTCCCCCGCCCGCAGGGCGGCCTCCACCCGGCGACGGCCATCTCCAACCTGGGAAACGCGGGCGTGGGCGGTGCGGTCGCGGGGGCCGGCGTGAGCTCCGCCGCCATCGCCGCGTCCCGTCCCGGCCCCGGCTCCCGGGCGGAGGCCGGGCTCGCCGCGGCGCGGGCGGCGGTGAGCGCGCGGACCGGCCTCAACGGCTCCGCTCGGACGTCCACGGGCCCCGGTGGTGGGCCGAGGGCGGCGGGCACTGCCCGGCCGGGCAGTGCCCCCGTGGCGGCCGTGTCGATGTCCGGCGAGGTGTCCGCGGTGGACGAGGTCTCGCTCGACGACGAGGACGTGCCGACACACCTCGGCGGGGCCCGGGGCGGCGAGGACGCGGCCGTGGCCCTGCTCCGCACGAGCCTGGGCGCGACGGTGATCGAGCAGTCCGGCTGA
- a CDS encoding YbaB/EbfC family nucleoid-associated protein: MSNPQIPAGGGANLGQILEQAQRMQSALFTAQQELAEARVEGSAGGELVVATVNGGGELVDLVIKPEAVDPEDTETLADLVLAAVRDATTNAHRLAAEKMSAATGGLGGALGGLGGAVGGPGGGALGGGPGAASALGGLGLPGLG; the protein is encoded by the coding sequence ATGTCGAACCCGCAGATCCCCGCCGGTGGCGGGGCCAACCTGGGGCAGATCCTCGAGCAGGCGCAGCGGATGCAGTCCGCCCTGTTCACCGCCCAGCAGGAGCTGGCCGAGGCCCGGGTCGAAGGCTCGGCCGGTGGCGAGCTCGTCGTCGCGACGGTGAACGGCGGCGGTGAGCTGGTCGACCTCGTGATCAAGCCCGAGGCCGTGGATCCCGAGGACACCGAGACCCTCGCCGACCTCGTTCTCGCGGCGGTGCGTGACGCCACCACCAACGCGCATCGGCTCGCGGCCGAGAAGATGAGCGCGGCGACCGGTGGTCTCGGTGGCGCGCTCGGTGGTCTCGGTGGCGCCGTCGGCGGGCCGGGTGGTGGTGCGCTCGGCGGTGGTCCCGGCGCGGCCAGCGCGCTGGGCGGTCTGGGTCTTCCCGGGCTCGGCTGA
- the recR gene encoding recombination mediator RecR, whose product MYEGIVQDVIDELGQLPGIGPKSAQRIAFHLLAADPADVRRLANALTELKEKVRFCRVCFNVAQSELCRICSDPRRDPAAICVVEESKDVVAIERTREFRGRYHVLGGAINPIGGVGPDDLRIRELVARLADGTVTEIILATDPNTEGEVTASYLARQLGPMGLTVTRLASGLPMGGDLEWADEVTLGRAFEGRRIVSA is encoded by the coding sequence GTGTACGAGGGCATCGTCCAGGATGTGATCGACGAGCTGGGGCAGCTCCCCGGGATCGGTCCCAAGAGCGCGCAGCGCATCGCGTTCCATCTGCTCGCCGCGGACCCGGCCGATGTCCGCCGGCTCGCCAACGCGTTGACCGAGCTGAAGGAGAAGGTCCGGTTCTGCCGGGTCTGCTTCAACGTGGCCCAGTCCGAGCTGTGCCGGATCTGTTCCGACCCGCGGCGTGATCCGGCGGCCATCTGCGTGGTCGAGGAGTCGAAGGACGTCGTCGCGATCGAGCGGACCCGTGAGTTCCGCGGCAGGTACCACGTCCTCGGCGGGGCCATCAATCCGATCGGCGGAGTGGGGCCGGACGACCTGCGCATCCGTGAACTGGTGGCCCGGCTCGCCGACGGGACGGTCACCGAGATCATCCTGGCCACGGATCCGAACACCGAGGGCGAGGTGACGGCTTCCTATCTGGCCCGCCAGCTCGGCCCGATGGGGCTGACCGTCACCCGCCTGGCCAGCGGGCTCCCGATGGGCGGCGACCTGGAGTGGGCCGACGAGGTCACACTCGGCCGGGCCTTCGAGGGCCGGCGGATCGTCAGCGCCTGA